In Natrinema amylolyticum, the following are encoded in one genomic region:
- a CDS encoding SDR family NAD(P)-dependent oxidoreductase, whose product MSTDRFSVDGDVAIVTGSSSGIGKSIAERFADDGVDVVVCSREQDNVDPVAEEINESDSPGRALAVECDVTDREAVEALVEATVEEFGALDVLVNNAGASFMADFDDISPNGWKTIMDINVNGTYHCTHAAAEHLKDGGGSVINLASVAGQRGSPLMSPYGAAKAAVINLTTTLSYEWAHDDVRVNCIAPGFVATPGVESQMGVSADNIDREAVARRIGTVEEIADVTQFLASPASSYLVGETITAQGVPQIDEEHEV is encoded by the coding sequence ATGAGTACCGACCGGTTCAGCGTCGACGGCGACGTCGCTATCGTTACCGGGTCCTCGAGCGGGATCGGGAAGTCGATCGCGGAGCGGTTCGCTGACGACGGCGTCGACGTCGTCGTCTGCTCGCGCGAGCAGGACAACGTCGATCCGGTCGCCGAGGAGATCAACGAGAGCGACAGTCCGGGGCGGGCGCTGGCGGTCGAGTGCGACGTGACCGACCGCGAGGCCGTCGAGGCGCTCGTCGAGGCCACCGTCGAGGAGTTCGGCGCGCTCGACGTGCTGGTCAACAACGCCGGAGCCTCGTTCATGGCCGACTTCGACGACATCTCACCGAACGGCTGGAAGACGATCATGGACATCAACGTCAACGGCACGTATCACTGCACGCACGCCGCGGCGGAGCATCTCAAGGACGGCGGCGGATCCGTAATCAATCTCGCCAGCGTGGCCGGCCAGCGGGGCTCGCCGCTGATGAGCCCGTACGGCGCGGCCAAGGCCGCGGTAATCAACCTGACGACGACGCTGTCCTACGAGTGGGCCCACGACGACGTCCGCGTCAACTGCATCGCGCCGGGCTTCGTTGCGACGCCGGGCGTCGAGAGCCAGATGGGCGTCTCCGCGGACAATATCGACCGCGAGGCGGTCGCCCGCCGCATCGGAACCGTCGAGGAGATCGCCGACGTGACGCAGTTCCTCGCCAGTCCCGCCTCGTCGTATCTCGTCGGTGAGACCATCACGGCACAGGGCGTCCCCCAGATCGACGAAGAGCACGAGGTCTGA
- a CDS encoding phosphotransferase family protein — MSETYYERLVDEDALVAYLEDHLGSVDDYEIERHQEGHSNETLFVTWGDRELVIRRPPPGETADTAHDVLREYRVTNAVADTDVPVPNPVLACEDHDVIGSDFYVMEQLEGDVLREGEPERFAAPEHRRRIGEELVDTLAEIHDLDYEAIGLGEFGRPEGYTQRQVDRWGKQLSWAFEVTEEEREIPDLHEVGDWLRDNVPEEHPHTLVHGDYKLDNVMFGPGTPPELVGVFDWEMATLGDPRADLGWMLSYWRDSKDPDPEIPELVTRFMEQEGYPTRRELVDRWEDRTGYEFEQERFYRALAVYKLAGLGEMFFRRYLEGNSDDPMYPKMEDRVPALAARAKRIIEGDEPL; from the coding sequence ATGAGCGAGACCTACTACGAGCGTCTCGTCGACGAGGACGCGCTGGTCGCGTATCTGGAAGATCACCTCGGCAGCGTCGACGACTACGAGATCGAACGCCATCAGGAGGGCCACTCGAACGAGACGCTGTTCGTCACCTGGGGCGACCGCGAACTCGTCATCCGGCGGCCGCCGCCGGGCGAAACGGCCGATACGGCACACGACGTCCTCCGCGAGTACCGCGTGACGAACGCGGTCGCCGACACCGACGTTCCGGTCCCGAATCCGGTGCTCGCCTGCGAGGACCACGACGTCATCGGCAGCGACTTCTACGTGATGGAACAGCTCGAGGGCGACGTGCTCCGCGAGGGCGAACCCGAGCGGTTCGCCGCGCCCGAGCACCGCCGTCGAATCGGCGAGGAACTCGTCGACACGCTGGCCGAAATTCACGACCTCGATTACGAGGCGATCGGACTCGGCGAGTTCGGCCGTCCGGAGGGCTACACCCAACGGCAGGTCGACCGCTGGGGGAAACAACTCTCGTGGGCGTTCGAGGTCACCGAGGAGGAACGCGAGATTCCGGACCTCCACGAGGTGGGGGACTGGCTCCGCGACAACGTTCCCGAGGAACACCCCCACACGCTCGTCCACGGGGACTACAAGCTGGACAACGTCATGTTCGGCCCCGGGACGCCGCCGGAACTCGTCGGCGTCTTCGACTGGGAGATGGCTACGCTGGGCGACCCGCGTGCGGACCTGGGCTGGATGCTCTCCTACTGGCGCGATTCGAAGGATCCCGACCCGGAGATTCCGGAGCTCGTCACTCGCTTCATGGAGCAAGAGGGGTATCCGACCCGCCGCGAACTGGTCGACCGCTGGGAGGACCGGACCGGCTACGAGTTCGAACAGGAGCGGTTCTACCGCGCGCTCGCCGTCTACAAACTCGCCGGCCTCGGCGAGATGTTCTTCCGACGCTACCTCGAGGGCAACAGCGACGATCCGATGTACCCGAAGATGGAAGACCGCGTGCCGGCGCTGGCCGCGCGAGCGAAGCGGATCATCGAGGGCGACGAACCGCTGTAG
- a CDS encoding 3-hydroxyacyl-CoA dehydrogenase/enoyl-CoA hydratase family protein, whose product MSLESIDRVAVLGAGNMGHGITEVTAMAGYDVTMRDIKDEFVEDGYESIEWSLQKLEEKEMIDESADEVLSRIETTTDLEAAVSDADLVIEAAPEDLDLKHEIFSDLEEYTSGDTLLATNTSSLPITDIAEAVDTPERVLGLHFFNPPVKMDLVEVIYGEDTSDEAAEAGYEWVESIGKTPIYVRKDVRGFVVNTIVGPFGGEPAFMVSNGEATIREADATMVHERGYPMGPFELADLTGIDVGYHVRKEGDSPIPPITEEKVEAEELGQKTGKGFYDYEDGDGADYEPEDAGDFDWLRVEARMINRAAFLVGEDVATPEEVDTGVQLGLGFPEGICRRADKIGLDTVLEKLETLYEETGSDRFEPHPYLEQLVAEGKTGEDAGAGFYDYGDDELGPYHDLNYELEDGVLRVELDRPSRMNALSEDLLGEIDDLFDSVDTDEVRCATIEGSGDRAFSAGADISGFSDTDPTDMMDVTPAFETVNDFPRPVLAKIDGFCLGGGLELALACDLRIATDRSSFGAPEIGLGLIPGGGGTQRLTRILGETRAKELVFRGNHIDADRAEDWGLINRSVERDDFDDTVDEFLDDLRNGPPIGLKVAKKVMNEGQDASLDAALAMESQGFGLLTSTDDVLEGTAAFAEDREPEFEGE is encoded by the coding sequence ATGTCACTCGAAAGCATTGACCGCGTTGCCGTTCTCGGCGCGGGGAACATGGGACACGGGATCACCGAAGTAACGGCCATGGCCGGCTACGACGTCACGATGCGCGACATCAAAGACGAGTTCGTCGAGGACGGCTACGAGTCCATCGAGTGGAGCCTGCAGAAACTCGAGGAGAAGGAAATGATCGACGAGTCCGCCGACGAGGTCCTCTCGCGGATCGAGACGACGACGGACCTCGAGGCGGCCGTTTCCGACGCCGACCTCGTCATCGAGGCCGCACCCGAGGACCTCGACCTGAAACACGAGATCTTCAGCGATCTCGAGGAGTACACCAGCGGCGACACGCTGCTGGCGACCAACACCTCGAGCCTGCCGATCACGGACATCGCGGAGGCGGTCGATACGCCCGAGCGCGTGCTGGGACTGCACTTCTTCAACCCGCCGGTCAAGATGGACCTCGTCGAGGTCATCTACGGCGAGGACACGAGCGACGAGGCCGCCGAGGCCGGCTACGAGTGGGTCGAGTCGATCGGCAAGACGCCGATCTACGTTCGCAAGGACGTCCGCGGCTTCGTCGTCAACACCATCGTCGGACCCTTCGGCGGCGAGCCCGCGTTCATGGTCTCGAACGGCGAAGCGACGATCCGCGAGGCCGACGCGACGATGGTCCACGAGCGGGGCTACCCGATGGGGCCGTTCGAACTCGCCGATCTCACCGGCATTGACGTCGGCTACCACGTCCGCAAGGAGGGCGACAGCCCGATCCCGCCGATCACGGAGGAGAAGGTCGAAGCCGAAGAACTCGGCCAGAAGACCGGCAAGGGCTTCTACGACTACGAGGACGGCGACGGTGCCGACTACGAGCCCGAGGACGCGGGCGACTTCGACTGGCTCCGCGTCGAGGCGCGCATGATCAACCGCGCCGCCTTCCTCGTCGGCGAGGACGTCGCTACCCCCGAGGAGGTCGACACCGGCGTCCAGCTCGGACTCGGCTTCCCCGAGGGTATCTGCCGCCGCGCCGACAAGATCGGTCTCGATACGGTCCTCGAGAAGCTCGAGACCCTTTACGAGGAGACCGGATCCGACCGATTCGAGCCCCATCCGTATCTCGAGCAACTCGTCGCAGAGGGCAAGACCGGCGAGGACGCTGGCGCCGGCTTCTACGACTACGGCGACGACGAGCTCGGTCCCTACCACGACCTGAACTACGAACTCGAGGACGGCGTTCTGCGGGTCGAACTCGACCGCCCCTCGCGGATGAACGCGCTCTCGGAGGACCTGCTCGGCGAGATCGACGACCTCTTCGACTCGGTCGACACCGACGAGGTCCGGTGTGCGACGATCGAGGGGAGCGGCGACCGCGCGTTCAGCGCCGGCGCGGACATCTCCGGCTTCAGCGACACGGATCCGACCGACATGATGGATGTCACGCCCGCCTTCGAAACGGTCAACGATTTCCCGCGGCCCGTCCTCGCGAAGATCGACGGCTTCTGTCTCGGCGGCGGCCTCGAGCTCGCGCTGGCCTGTGACCTGCGGATCGCCACCGACCGCTCCTCGTTCGGTGCGCCCGAGATCGGTCTCGGCCTGATTCCCGGCGGCGGCGGGACCCAGCGGCTCACCCGCATCCTCGGCGAGACCCGCGCGAAGGAACTGGTCTTCCGCGGCAACCACATCGACGCCGACCGCGCAGAGGATTGGGGCCTGATCAACCGCTCCGTCGAGCGCGACGACTTCGACGACACCGTCGACGAGTTCCTCGACGACCTTCGCAACGGCCCGCCGATCGGCCTCAAGGTCGCCAAGAAGGTCATGAACGAGGGTCAGGACGCCAGCCTGGACGCCGCACTCGCCATGGAGAGTCAGGGCTTCGGCCTCCTGACGAGCACGGACGACGTCCTGGAGGGCACCGCCGCGTTCGCCGAGGACCGCGAGCCCGAGTTTGAGGGCGAGTGA
- a CDS encoding alpha/beta fold hydrolase, which translates to MVDHETWSERQSSTTVSVDGRDLEVAYHEDGPDESDAPPVVFVHGIPTWSFLWRDIVPSVADDRRTIAPDMVGYGNSAMSDDFDRSIRAQERVLEALLDDLDVEEIALVAHDIGGGVALRFAAHNPEMVDQLVLSNAVCYDSWPVEFVSNLGLPSTAEIDREELEGRLDSAFVEGAYGEADPEFVDGMKAPWLTDEGHVSLVRNAVSTNTNHTTEIDVGAITAETLLLWGEDDVMQPYDYAERLAEDISDAELAPLSEAYHWVPEDRSAAYADRLREFLAGAQA; encoded by the coding sequence ATGGTCGACCACGAGACCTGGAGCGAGCGACAGTCGTCGACGACGGTATCGGTCGACGGCCGCGACCTCGAGGTCGCCTATCACGAGGACGGCCCCGACGAGAGCGACGCGCCGCCGGTCGTCTTCGTCCACGGCATTCCGACCTGGTCGTTCCTCTGGCGCGATATCGTCCCGTCGGTCGCCGACGACCGTCGCACGATCGCCCCGGACATGGTCGGCTACGGCAACTCCGCGATGAGCGACGATTTCGATCGTTCGATCCGCGCACAGGAGAGGGTCCTCGAGGCCCTGCTCGACGACCTCGACGTCGAGGAGATCGCGCTCGTCGCCCACGACATCGGCGGCGGCGTCGCGCTCCGCTTTGCGGCGCACAATCCCGAGATGGTCGACCAGCTCGTCCTATCGAACGCCGTCTGTTACGACTCCTGGCCGGTCGAGTTCGTCTCGAATCTCGGACTCCCGTCGACCGCCGAGATAGACCGCGAGGAACTCGAGGGGCGGCTCGACTCGGCGTTCGTCGAGGGAGCCTACGGCGAGGCCGACCCCGAGTTCGTCGACGGCATGAAAGCGCCGTGGCTGACCGACGAGGGCCACGTCTCGCTCGTTCGTAATGCCGTGTCGACGAACACGAACCACACGACCGAGATCGATGTCGGCGCGATCACAGCCGAGACGCTGCTGTTGTGGGGCGAAGACGACGTGATGCAGCCCTACGACTACGCCGAGCGACTGGCCGAGGACATCTCGGACGCCGAACTCGCGCCGCTATCGGAGGCCTATCACTGGGTTCCGGAGGATCGGTCGGCGGCCTACGCCGACCGCCTCCGCGAGTTCCTTGCCGGAGCGCAAGCGTAA
- a CDS encoding carboxymuconolactone decarboxylase family protein, translated as MVSTDTQSEIEEYLGRVPSWIEALPEPAADHSWRLVRDFELGETELEQREKALIGLGAAAALQCPYCVHFHKAEAKLEDATDEQLSEAVGIASGVRYFSTVLHGAEVDHEEFAAETEEIVDHVRDQRAAASGDD; from the coding sequence ATGGTATCGACTGATACGCAATCGGAGATAGAAGAGTACCTGGGACGGGTACCCAGCTGGATCGAAGCGCTTCCGGAGCCGGCCGCGGACCACAGTTGGCGGCTCGTTCGCGATTTCGAGTTAGGCGAGACCGAACTCGAGCAGCGAGAGAAGGCGTTGATCGGTCTCGGGGCGGCAGCGGCGCTCCAGTGTCCGTACTGCGTTCACTTCCACAAAGCGGAAGCGAAACTCGAGGACGCGACGGACGAGCAACTATCGGAAGCGGTCGGCATCGCGAGCGGCGTGCGATACTTCTCGACGGTGCTCCACGGAGCCGAGGTCGATCACGAGGAGTTCGCCGCCGAGACCGAGGAGATCGTCGACCACGTCAGAGATCAGCGAGCGGCAGCATCGGGCGACGACTGA
- a CDS encoding Lrp/AsnC family transcriptional regulator: MSDESPNWEFKDRDIAILSELSNDPQLSSRELTQVLESEYGIDVSHVTVSESIRRMRDEGVFREAIIPNEEYYIFALFEFKFNPEHFDDNWREAMEHIKADKHTLFFFLSDGEYQWKTVMMFRDRQEISQWIHDCYRDYGKVISNIRNSAVHNVLKFQTDPRIFEELGEDRSEG; encoded by the coding sequence ATGAGCGACGAATCACCGAATTGGGAGTTCAAAGACCGCGACATCGCGATCCTCAGCGAGCTCTCGAACGACCCGCAGCTCTCCTCGCGGGAGCTCACGCAGGTCCTCGAGTCCGAGTACGGGATCGACGTCTCCCACGTCACCGTCAGCGAATCGATTCGGCGGATGCGCGACGAGGGCGTCTTCCGCGAGGCGATCATTCCGAACGAGGAGTACTACATCTTCGCGCTGTTCGAGTTCAAGTTCAATCCCGAACACTTCGACGACAACTGGCGCGAGGCGATGGAGCACATCAAGGCGGACAAACACACGCTGTTTTTCTTCCTCTCGGACGGCGAGTACCAGTGGAAGACGGTGATGATGTTCCGCGACCGCCAGGAGATCTCCCAGTGGATCCACGACTGCTATCGGGACTACGGGAAAGTCATCTCGAACATTCGAAACTCGGCGGTCCACAACGTCCTCAAGTTCCAGACCGATCCGCGGATCTTCGAGGAGCTCGGCGAAGACCGCAGCGAAGGGTAA
- a CDS encoding PaaI family thioesterase, whose protein sequence is MSGGPADASDWPEWQSFVASHGYLSWLDLEVDHLEDGRAVLVLERNEDFENPIDTDGPNPVHGGIVATLIDTASAFALRSTFEDPGKAHLTTTDLNVSYLRPATGDLRAEAEVLRAGGSTGVTDVTIEGADGEAAVGRTTYRLFRDGIGGE, encoded by the coding sequence ATGAGCGGCGGACCGGCGGACGCGTCGGACTGGCCCGAATGGCAGTCGTTCGTCGCGAGCCACGGCTACCTGTCGTGGCTCGATCTCGAGGTCGACCATCTCGAGGACGGCCGCGCGGTCCTCGTGCTCGAACGGAACGAGGACTTCGAGAACCCGATCGACACCGACGGCCCGAACCCGGTCCACGGCGGCATCGTCGCGACGCTGATCGACACCGCGAGCGCGTTCGCTCTGCGGAGCACGTTCGAAGATCCCGGGAAGGCCCACCTGACGACGACGGATCTCAACGTCTCGTATCTGCGGCCGGCGACCGGCGACCTGCGGGCCGAAGCCGAGGTGCTCCGGGCCGGCGGCTCGACCGGTGTCACCGACGTGACCATCGAGGGTGCCGACGGCGAGGCCGCCGTCGGCCGCACCACCTACCGACTGTTCCGAGACGGCATCGGTGGCGAGTGA
- a CDS encoding AIR synthase family protein, translating into MPGKVSPDDLLTHVFERTGAAETDETVVQGPADGEDAAAIDWPDGEGTLVVSSDPISLAAEGVGELGVYVATNDVAVSGADPRWLTAVVLLPSDADSADNDAADSDATADSDATADSDATADGTDSGGSLLEEISHDLDAAAREVGASIVGGHSEYVDQLERPLLSLTAMGATNRFVPTGGAAPGDAVILTKAAGLEGSAILAADFGDELDVDPDVRERAEAFLGEISVVPDARVVRDFATAMHDPTEGGVAAGLLEVARASRVRLAVDRDAVPIREETAALCEAAGVDPLRIFGSGALLATVPADAVADCLAALDDAGLATAEIGTVRALDGGDPELRLDDESITEPIEDDLYPLWERADSEE; encoded by the coding sequence ATGCCCGGCAAGGTGAGTCCGGACGACCTGCTGACCCACGTCTTCGAGCGGACCGGGGCGGCCGAGACGGACGAGACGGTTGTACAGGGCCCCGCGGACGGCGAGGACGCCGCCGCGATCGACTGGCCCGACGGCGAGGGCACGCTCGTGGTCAGCTCCGATCCGATCTCGCTGGCCGCCGAGGGAGTCGGCGAGCTCGGCGTCTACGTCGCCACGAACGACGTCGCCGTCTCGGGGGCGGACCCGCGCTGGCTGACGGCCGTCGTCTTGCTCCCGAGTGACGCCGATAGTGCTGACAACGACGCCGCCGACAGCGATGCCACCGCCGACAGCGATGCCACCGCCGACAGCGATGCCACCGCCGACGGCACCGACTCCGGTGGCTCCCTGCTCGAGGAGATTTCCCACGACCTCGACGCCGCCGCCCGCGAGGTCGGCGCGTCGATCGTCGGCGGCCACTCCGAGTACGTCGACCAGCTCGAGCGGCCGCTGCTCTCGCTGACGGCGATGGGGGCGACGAACCGGTTCGTCCCGACCGGCGGCGCAGCGCCCGGCGACGCCGTGATCCTCACCAAGGCGGCGGGGCTCGAGGGGTCGGCGATCCTCGCGGCGGACTTCGGCGACGAACTCGACGTCGACCCCGACGTCCGCGAGCGCGCCGAGGCGTTCCTCGGGGAGATCAGCGTCGTTCCCGACGCTCGGGTCGTCCGCGACTTCGCGACGGCGATGCACGATCCGACGGAGGGCGGCGTCGCGGCCGGTCTGCTCGAGGTGGCCCGCGCCTCGCGCGTCCGCCTCGCGGTGGACCGCGACGCCGTGCCGATCCGCGAGGAGACCGCGGCGCTGTGCGAGGCCGCGGGCGTCGATCCGCTGCGGATCTTCGGCTCCGGCGCGCTGCTCGCGACCGTCCCCGCCGACGCGGTCGCCGACTGTCTCGCGGCGCTCGATGACGCGGGGCTCGCGACCGCCGAAATCGGCACCGTGCGAGCCCTCGACGGCGGCGACCCCGAACTCCGCCTCGACGACGAGTCGATCACCGAGCCGATCGAGGACGACCTCTATCCCCTCTGGGAGCGGGCGGACAGCGAGGAGTGA
- a CDS encoding TIGR04024 family LLM class F420-dependent oxidoreductase has translation MTDRDVHLPVAAQPTIDSIVDYARTAEDGGYDCAWLPETWGRDGVTVLTAMAERTDSIDIGSSILNTYSRSPALLGQTAATLQELSEGRFRLGLGPSGPVVIENWHGVEYGNPLRRTRETVEIVRQVLSGETVDYDGDDFDLSGFRLRCDPPETTPPIEVTGMGPKAVELAGRFADGWHGIMLTPDGTRDRLEDIERGAELGDRDPDEVQVTTGVTCCALDDPDEARRLTRQHIGFYIGGMGTFYRDALERQGYDEATEIHDAWQDGDREHALELVDETILDDLCAAGDPETAREKLEAYEAVDGLDAIAVSFPRGASEEQVRQTMDAVAPGN, from the coding sequence ATGACTGACAGAGATGTCCACCTTCCCGTCGCCGCACAGCCGACGATCGACTCGATCGTCGACTACGCACGGACGGCCGAGGACGGCGGCTACGACTGCGCCTGGCTCCCCGAAACCTGGGGGCGAGACGGCGTCACCGTCCTGACGGCGATGGCCGAACGCACCGACTCGATCGATATCGGCTCGAGCATTCTCAACACCTACTCGCGGTCGCCGGCCCTGCTGGGACAGACGGCGGCGACGCTGCAGGAGCTCTCCGAGGGCCGATTTCGGCTGGGACTCGGCCCGAGCGGTCCCGTCGTGATCGAGAACTGGCACGGCGTCGAGTACGGCAACCCGCTCAGGCGGACCCGCGAGACGGTCGAGATCGTCCGGCAGGTGCTCTCGGGCGAGACCGTCGACTACGACGGCGACGACTTCGACCTCTCGGGCTTTCGCCTGCGCTGTGACCCGCCGGAGACGACGCCGCCGATCGAGGTCACTGGAATGGGTCCCAAGGCGGTCGAACTCGCGGGCCGCTTCGCCGACGGCTGGCACGGCATCATGCTCACCCCCGACGGAACGAGAGACCGACTCGAGGACATCGAACGCGGTGCCGAACTCGGCGACCGCGATCCCGACGAGGTCCAGGTCACCACCGGCGTCACCTGCTGTGCGCTGGACGACCCCGACGAGGCCCGCAGACTCACCCGCCAGCACATCGGCTTCTATATCGGTGGCATGGGCACGTTCTACCGCGACGCCCTCGAGCGACAGGGATACGACGAGGCCACCGAAATCCACGACGCCTGGCAGGATGGCGACCGCGAGCACGCCCTCGAACTGGTCGACGAGACCATCCTCGACGACCTCTGTGCGGCCGGCGACCCGGAGACCGCCCGCGAGAAACTCGAGGCGTACGAGGCCGTCGACGGTCTCGACGCCATCGCGGTCAGCTTCCCGCGCGGCGCGAGCGAAGAACAGGTCCGACAGACGATGGACGCGGTCGCGCCCGGTAACTGA
- a CDS encoding HAD family hydrolase, translating to MSGEPSPDGSGDAAVNDSADGSTDTEWEAVFWDIGGVILALDSVQGAHAEFIAELCERHEVDATLEEAIETWRTTVGNYFREREGTEFRSARDGYHLGVEAIAGEEIPCEEWEPRFDEIVRDSIKPIPGAPETIERLADRDLHVGVISDVDDAEGRAMLERFGVREHFDSITTSEEVGRTKPDPAMFETALEKADVSPERSLMIGDRYDHDVKGAADMGMHGVAFGAEDGPAVSYRIESPAEVLEIVDGQRERTD from the coding sequence ATGAGCGGGGAGCCGTCACCGGACGGCAGTGGCGACGCAGCAGTGAACGACAGCGCGGACGGCTCCACCGACACCGAGTGGGAGGCCGTCTTCTGGGACATCGGCGGCGTCATCTTGGCGCTCGATTCGGTTCAGGGTGCCCACGCCGAGTTCATCGCGGAGCTATGCGAGCGCCACGAGGTCGACGCGACGCTCGAAGAGGCGATCGAGACGTGGCGGACCACGGTTGGAAACTACTTCCGCGAGCGCGAGGGTACCGAGTTCCGGTCCGCGCGCGACGGCTATCACCTGGGCGTCGAGGCGATCGCGGGCGAAGAGATCCCGTGCGAGGAGTGGGAACCCCGATTCGACGAGATCGTCCGCGATTCGATCAAGCCGATTCCGGGCGCGCCCGAGACGATCGAGCGCCTCGCGGATCGAGACCTCCACGTCGGCGTCATCAGCGACGTCGACGACGCGGAGGGGCGAGCGATGCTCGAGCGCTTCGGCGTCCGCGAGCACTTCGATTCGATCACGACCTCCGAGGAAGTCGGCCGGACGAAGCCCGATCCGGCCATGTTCGAGACGGCGCTCGAGAAGGCCGACGTGAGTCCCGAGCGGTCGCTGATGATCGGCGACCGCTACGACCACGACGTGAAAGGAGCTGCCGACATGGGGATGCACGGCGTCGCGTTCGGGGCCGAGGACGGGCCGGCGGTCTCGTATCGGATCGAGTCGCCCGCGGAGGTCCTCGAGATCGTCGACGGACAACGAGAGCGGACGGACTGA